The DNA window TGGCATTTGGGTGCTCAAATGAGTTACCCCACATCACCTGAGCCATcagagcccttcccagctctgctttcaccTGGTGCCAACCCCCTGCACTCCCGGGcagtggagctgtgcctgccgagggacagcaggcacagccaccAGCTCCGGGAGGGAACAGGTTTAACTCCAGCTCAGTAATTAATTCCTGCTAGTGAAGGAGGGTTTCTGTGCAGGGACCAGCTTTGATGTGATTGCTTTGGTTTAATTAAACTCCTGCTTGCACCCAGAGCCCCGAGTGCTCACGGGAACCTGGCTGGGCTCCACTCAGCCTGAGCACACGGAGTTACCCGACCAGTTCTCCTGGGCAgaggagctcctgcagcccgGACAAAAGAACTTCTTTAAAGTCATCTGAGGGGAAGCTGGGAGAGCTCAGGGCTGCCTTCAGCATCCTACTGGCTgtgaaggtgtccctggtgTCATTGGGACACCTCTGGACGGGCAGCTGGCACCTCACACCACAGGATGCCCATCCCACGGAGCATCCAGCAGTGTGGGTCCTCCTCAAGCGGGGATGAAAGCACCTGATACCTGGGCCTGGGTGGGCATCAGGTGGGCTGGAAGGTGTTCCCCTGGCCCAaaccctggcagagctgccccagtgcccagcagtgctgtaaATCCCACCAGCTCCATCCTGCAGGTCCAGCTCATCCTACAGGGAACAGTCCAATGGGAAATGTGAGTCCTGGCTCTGGAACACTGAGGGTTTGCTCCAggccccctcccagcccagcatcccTCATTAATTAATGACCCCGGATGTCATTTGCTGTTTCATGGTGGCTGAGTCTGACTGGGGTAATTTACTCTGCTCCGATCAGGTCAGGGAATGTTAATGTGGTTTAATGGGTGTTTTCCTAACCccccccctgccctctcccGTGGCTCCTGGGCAGCCTCATCCCCATGGGATGCGTGGGAAGGCAGTGCCACGGCCCCTGCCTGCGTGCCAGGCCTGCCccagctgcctggggctggtggccagggcaggggggcacCAGagggtccctgtgccacccccagTCATGGCCATGGGAatgtccctgtgccacctccAGCCATGAGAAGATCCCTGTGCCACCTCCATCTGTGGGAAAGGCCCTGTGCCATCCCCAGCCACATCCATGGGAAGACCCCTGTGCCATCTCCAGCCACAGCCATGGGAaggtccctgtgccacccccagCCGTGGCTGTGATGCCTCTTTGGTGACACCAAGAGATGCCAGAGCTGGAGCCTCAGGAAAGGAGCCCAGCCTGAGCTCAGTCtcagacacatttttttattaaaccttTCACCAGGGGAAgacaaaaagaattaaataagtGCAATAGTTCCAGaatcctgcctggcacagccctggggccctggagctgctcctgggagctcCACGGGACAGGGGCACCCCGTCCCCATTGTGGGGTCACTCCTGACAGCACCGAGGGTCTCGGGGCTAAGAGAGACAACCCCAGGGCCAGCAGGACCCCAGGCTCACTGCCACCATCCCACCTCAGCCACTCAGCCCGTCCCAGGTCAGGTCACACCATGGAGCCGCTGTCTCCCACCTTCTGCAAGAGCTGCAACAGGGACAGACCCGGATCAGCAGGAAAATCCACCCGTGCAGCctcagggggctgtggggtggctgCGGTGACCTTCCCTGTCTGATCCCAACTGCAGAGCCCACGGGCTGATCCCACCCAAGGGCTGCAGAGCCCGGGGGCACGTCAGCCCTGCTCACCTGGCTCAGCAGGGGGATGTTTGCCAGCGAGCCCAGGAACCCGAAAACCACCGGGAAAAAGCTCCTGTGACAACACAAAAGTCTGGGTTGGGCTCCGAGGAGGATCCCCcggctctgctctcccccaggGGGGGTCTGGGTGCCCTGGGACCCACCTGAAGAGGGTGATGAAGCCGTAGgcctccagcagcatccccaggaTCGGCCACCGCATGAGGACGACGATCAGCCCCCCGAAAAAGAAGCTGGTGCCCTTCAGCTTGGGCCGCTGGAAGAAGAAGGTGAAGGTCCTCCTGAAGCCGATGATGAAGACCAAGCCAGAGAGGAAGAGGATctgggaggaaagaggaaggggagagggtCAGAGGAGCTCTTTGCTCCGTCCTGGGCATCGGTGCCGGCTGTGCCCCGGCCCCACAGTACTCACGTTCCCAAAGGCCAGGAGCACGGAGTCAAAGTACAGGAGCATCccaaaaaggaggaagaagaggccGAAGCCAACCAGCCCCACTCCAATCCCTGTGGAAGATGGGAGGGCTGAGACAAGGGCTCGGTTCCACACCTCAGTTCCTGTGGCAGGTTGTGGTCCCTCCCTTCAGCACCTCCCTGTCCCATTCCCTCCCAGAAATACACTTTGGGTTTGTCTCCAAAGCTTAGAAACAGCCTTTGCACCTGCCCAGGCCTTGGGGCTGTTGTTGCCCTAGAAACCCCTGAGGGCTTCTGGaaaaagagtaggaaaaataaatgggaagaaCCATCTCCAGCCTTTTCCTGAGCAGCGGCACGAAGGTGCCAgtgcaggcagtgccagcagaggatggagctgATCTCCAGATGATCCAGGCACCTCCCCAGTGCTGGTCCCCACATCCCCCTTGCCATTacacctctccctgccccagccaccccagccagcagcttcCAGCCCTGGCATGGAGCTGCCCCGGTCCCACAGGGGTGGGCATCACCCGCGGGTCACCCCGTGCCCACTTACGCTGGAGGTCGGTCAGAGACACCATCTTGCCGGTGCCGGGGCTGGGTGAGGCCGGGCGAGGGTGGCCCTGCCTCCACGGTGACCCTTGGAAAAGCCCTTTAGTCCCTGTGGTCCCCACGTCATCCTGCAAATCATTAACGGCgccggcagcgcccgccccgctGGCACGGCACCTCCCCCGGGGGGCACGTGGTGGCCCGTGGCCACTGCACCCTGCTggtcctgccctccctgggatgggatggaccCTGCTTGGAGAAATCCctgaaaaaggaataaaacaggGATAAAACAGGGAGCACGGGGCTCCTTTGGGGTGTCCGAGTGGCACCCGGGGGACAGCGAGGTCCCTGTGGCATCCTCCTGATTCCCGGCTCACATCCAGGCTGCTCCATGGGAAAGGAGAGTCCTGGGACTGCTCCATGCCCTGATGTGGGAATAATGGCTCAACCAGACCCGCTGGCTGTGGCCAACAGAGGGTCCCTTCCTGGCACATGTCACCCCTGAGCCACCCCCAGGGCCCTCTGTGCCCGCGACCCtcggagcagctccagctcttcccaaaccAGCCCCTTTTTACCCGTTGGCTTCACGCAAAAAGGGGTTTTATTCCTGCCCAAGAACCAGCCACAGcccaaaataaaccccactGGGGAAAATGAACCCCGaaaacagggagagggagaagaaggttcctcagggagagggaggagaaggtgcCTCTGGAGAGATCCATGGGCCAGGTGAGCCCCTTCCCAACTGCCATTCATCCACTGTTTCTTCGGTCTAATATTAAAACCAAGGTCATCTCTAGACAAAAGACACGCAAATGTTGTCATTTCATAGATACTTTTATTTCTCTACCACTAGCAAAATATCCCAGAAAACAATCacctcccatcccaccctcccCAATGCATAAATAGATTTCCTCCCAATGCAAATCCTTTCTCGGTTACAAGTCACTGGTATATGAAGtgttatgaaaaataataaccaaaataaaattaattaaggttgtcttttttttaaaaaaaaaacaaaacaaaccaaaacaaaaaccaaaaaaacaaaaccagagctgGGCTCCAAGGGCAGCCATGGGGTTCCTTGGGGACACACCTTGGGGACAGCTCAGACACGGTCACTTGTGTCTGATGGCTCTGGGAACACCAGGacaggagcactgggatgctcctcatcctccctgctccctggagaTGGGAAAAATTGCTGCCTGTGGGTCTGTGTTGGCCACAGCCACCCCGATGTGTCCCCATGGTGTCCCCACAGCTGGTGTAAGGGGGGGTCTGCCCCAGTTACACCAGCTGGGAGCCCACCCTGGTCACCCCCCTGCTGCACTCAGGGACGGGGAAATAAACATCATCTCTTAAAACTTACAGtctctgtatattttattttaaataaatttgcttttaataaaagcagaaaaaatatatatattttaaataggttttttttttcttttttttttttttcttttttttttttcccctctgataAATTGGCAAAGAATCTGCTTTTTGTAACTcatgggcagggctggtgccaACAGAACCCCGCGGAGAGAGAGCTCGGCACAAACAGTTCCTcccaggaaagaagagaaaaaaccaaatatagatatatattataAATGTATAATTTCCATAAAACATATATTAAGGCATGTAATAGCAAAATAAAGGGCCAGCTTTATGAGCTAAGAGGGCTGAGGGAGGCTCAGGAGGGGGATTTAGGGCTCTAGGGGTTCCTATAGTATTGCTAAGATGGGGTGTACGGGGGATAATGGGGTgcaggggtcctgggggggtcaGGATCAGCCAGCAGGGAAGTAGCTGTGGGATGGACGGTGTCCAGTGTCCAGCTCCTCACTCCatcctccctgcccaccccagcccctggggGCAGCCCTGCCAACCACACATCCTGCCAGGGATTCTGCTTTTCCGGGCAGAACccgctttttttttcccaccctcCAGAACGTTAAAGCAAAGGGTAAATTTGCTACAGGAATTCCAAACagctggaaggggctggagtGCAACGGGAAGGGTCTGGGGGAGACGCAGGGCCAGGCTTTGGGAGGGCTCGGAGGTGATGGTGGGATGGGGGCAGCCGAGGTGACCCCGCTGCTCCTGCCCggccccttccccttccccttctcacCACCATCCTCACCCACTGGGGGGAGTCCCTGATGACCCCACGGCTTCCCCACCCCACCTGGcacccagctccctgccctgctcccatccaacgtccccatccctgcccacacCTCCTGCTCCGTGCCAGCGGCGCTCCGGTGCCACAGGCAGCCCTGGTGCCACCCTGACCCCGCACAGGGCACTGCCCCGGGCACCTCTGTGTCCCCACAGTCCCACTCCCACCCACCCTGCTCCTGACACGGCTCCTTCTGCCTCCAGCCGAGCCCCAGCAccaggagggatgggacagcccAGGCCAGGCGGGTGCGAAAAGCAGGGTcagggctcagggaggggaagaggcaCCCGAGGAGCTCAGACGGACCATCCAAGCCTGGCGGAAGGTGGAAGCACCATCCGTGGTGGGGACTGGCCGGTCTCCACCCAGAGAGCCCCTTCACAGACCTTTGGGAGGCGTCCCAGGAGTCCTAATGCTCCCCAGGGATGCCCCGGCCGGGAGGTAACTGCTGTGCCAGTGGCCGCTGTCACGGATGTCCCTGTCCGGCTGCCCGCGCGGGCCTGGCACCCAGGACACGGCAgatctgtccctgtgtccaCTGGCAGCCCGGGGGCTCCTTGGGGACCACCTCTAGCACCGCCACATCTCCTCGGGCCGGGGCAGAGCAGCCGGTGCCGTCGGCGCCGCATCCCCCGCGCGGCCGTGCCGGGTGGTCTCGCCGTcggagggagggaagggggtcCAGGAGAACCAAAAACGATGGCGAGAGGTTCGGTGTCGTGTCAGGGGGGGCTAAAACGTGGCCCCGTGGAACTTGATGGTGCCGGCAGCAGCCAGGGCTTGAGCTGGAGGGGcgggagagcagggctgagtGGGGCGGCGGGTGGTGGTGAGgcagcccctgtgcccaccccgcagcccctgtgcccaccccgcaactccctccctgccctgcgCAGGAAAACCTGGCACAGATTTGGCTCTATGCCCCTGGCTCCCCTGGGGGAACATCCACCCGAGCAGGGGGACACCGTGTCCCCCCCATTTTGCAGCCACCAATTTCACGCCAGGCAGGTGAATCCCAGAGaccccccccctttccctgcacGGCCCCCCTGCCCACGGCAGCCTGCTGAGCCCCCCGTGCCCACGCTGGGCTGACCCCCAGCGCCACGGGGCACACTCGTGTTGGTCCATGGAGGAGACGGGGCTGACGTGGCTCAGGGAATGTTGGTTAGCTGGAGCAAGCAGCGATGGCCGGGCACGGGGCACAGAAGGGACACCCCGGCCGGGCCCCCcgggctggagaggggctgggctgggctgcggTAGGAGAGAAGAGGTGCTTACGGTCACGGCTCACACACGCATTAAGTGGCTGCTGTCGGCGCCCCGGGGTTCGGCCGAGAGGGGGTTGGTCGGAGGAGCCGgggaggctggggaggtgggagggctgggggtaGCGCACTGAGCTGGAAACAGAAACGGGAGAAGGGCGTGAGGAACGCGGGCTGCAGCAGCGGGGAGGGGACCCAGCCGGGGGTTAGCGGGGAGGAAAGGGAcgggggggaaaggaagggagaaggaaggcaggcaggcaggcaggcaggcaggggggAAGCAAGCGCGGGCAGGACAAACAGCCACAGCGGCGCCCGGTCCCGGCGCGCACACGTGAGCTCCCTGCAGGGCTCCTCATGGACACTGCGCGGCGTGACACCACCATCACCAGGGATAGCGTGGCACCGTGCTGACCTGGGCATGGCCTGACTTCACCATCACCCAGGGACAGCATGGCACCGTGCTGACCTGGGCATGGGGTGCCACCACATCCCCCGGGCATGGGGGGCCACCACAATCCCCCAAGCATGGGGTGCCACCACATCCCCTGGGCATGGGGTGCCACCACATCCCCCGGGCATGGGGGGCCACCACTATCCTCCAGGCATGAGGTGCCACCACATCCCCTGGGCATGAGGTGCCACCACATCCTCTGGGCATGGGGTGCCACCACGCTCGCTCAGCCAAGGCGTGTCACCTCATGCCCACCCAGCCAGGCACTCCCACCCCTGCAAACGCTCCCAGCAAGGTGCTGGAAGCTGTGCCCCGCTGGAAtagctgctccatcccaggaTCTCAGGGGAAGGCAGCCCCAGGCATGGCGGGCAGGGCCCGGGAGCTGTTGGCTCTCCCACTGCCCAGGGATGCCCTGCCCAGCATCCACACAGTACTGACCCCTCTCCTGCCCATGCTTACTCCTTGCTCTGGCTGCCAAACCAACACCCGACGTGCCCAACCCGCCCTGCCCtcacccctcctgcccctcacccGAGAGCATGCGGCCGCGGCGCGAGGCCTCGGCGGCCAGAGCGCACGAGATCTCGAtcctcttctcctgctcctgcagctgcgTCTCGGGGTCCTGGGGGGTGTCCACCTCCCCCTCGCCCAGGGGGATCACGTTCTGCAGGCTGTGTGGAGCACCCGGCGTCAGCGCCCGTGCCAGGCCCCTCGGGATGGCCGGGAAAGGGTTCACCCCCCCGGGATGGCTGGGGAAGGATTCAGCCCCCCGGGATGGCTGGGGAAGGATTCAGCCCCCCGGGATGGCTGGGGAAGGATTCAGCCCCCCGGGATGGCTGGGGAAGGATTCAGCCCCCCGGGATGGCTGGGGAAGGATTCACCCCCCCGGGATGGCTGGCACGGGCACCGCAGCCCCACCTGGATTTGGCAATGAGGGTCTTGATCCTTTCCAccttcttctgcttctccttcatCTCCTCGGGGCTGAGGGGTGATTCGGGCTCCAGCTCGACGTACCGCTCAGGGATGAGGACTTTGTCAGGCGTGGAGAGCTGGGGGCAGTGGAAAGGGGTGAGTCCTGTGCTGGGCATGGGGGACCTGTCCCCCTCCAGCACCGCCTGCCCCACTCACCCCAACAACCACCTGGGCAAGGGCAGCCCCTGGTTAGTGGCTCCAGGATGGATGAACCCCCCAGGGATGCCCCACGTCCCCGGGACACCCCGTGCTCACCTCCTTGTGGATGTCCACGTCGTAGTGCTGCGGCTCCAGCTCCATCTTGCGCAGCCGGGCGATCTCCTCCTGGGGGGTCTCGTACACCTTCCCGGGGTCGTCCGAGCGCAGCGCGGCCTCCAGGTCCGAGATATCCACCTCGTGGATGCTGCGGTGCCGGCGCACCTGCGAGGGACCCCGGCCCGGCTGAGCCCCCTTGGATAGCACCCTGTCCCCTTCCCCggcccccagtgtcccctctgctccaggagggacctgcCAGGCGCAGGGACTCACCACCTTGTAGGAGGTGGGGGTCTTGGTGCCGGGGGGCTCgggctgctggctgctggggagctgcaaaCTGCGCCGCTTCTCCTTCATGGAGCCGCTCTGGTGGCGCTTCATGCGGTCGATCTGCTCCTCCACGCTCATCTTCACCTTCGTCTCGGTGGCGAACACGGCGCTCTTCGGTCTCTCCTGggggcagcccagccctgggtcACCCACCCCTGCCCCATCCTCCCGGTGCCACAACCCTCTGCTGTGGgctgctgggctcagccctTTCCCGGGATGCCCGCTCCTGAGATGGGGGGATCGCCCAGGAATCACCCAGGAGGGATCTCAAGGAGTGGATGGCCAGACATGGAGCCACTCAGCAGcaggctcctctctgcaggctgcaccacagcccccccccccggctcacccagccccccagcccggcccctgGCCCCTCAAGCCGAGCCCTACCCGGGAGCTGAGCCCGTTGGCCATGCCAGCAGCACTCCTCCTcgccaccacctcctcctccgCCGGGGACTTGGTCCTGGGGGGGACGATTCCCACTGTGGAGCAAAGCAGAACgccaggctgagctcccccgGGGACCAAGGGCAGGGTCCCAGCAGGGTCCTCTGGGGTTCCACTGTCCCCAGTCGAGCCATACCTTTGTTGAGAGCCGCCTGCTTCTCCGCATCCTGCTCCTGCCGGCCCTGCAGGAGCCCCTCGCTcagggggccgggggggctggGTCGCTGCGCCTCCTTCTTGCTCTGCTCGAAGCCTGGTTTGGGCTGTGGGAGGGAAGCAGGGCCCTGGTGAGCCCCCCTGTCCTGTCTGGGGGCCACACTCTGCCTGGGGACACCCCCTGCTCTCCACAGCCATGGACCACAGACACGCTCCTGGCAGTggatggacacacagacaccagCCACAGGTCAGGCTTCTCCATGGGCAAAGCTCCCTGAAAGGCTGATGATCCCACCAGGGCACCCAGGAGCTCTGGGACAGGGGcaccctggctctgtgctgggctccAGCCAGACCCTGTGCCTGTGGGAAGGGGGGTGGTCCCACAGGGGCAGGAGTTGAGGCAGGCATGAGAGTGAGCCAAGGGCCATTTCTGGGGTCCTTCCCCACCTTGTATCCCATGGGAACAGCCTGCCTGGAGCCCGGGAATTATTGGTGTGAGGGAGGGCTATGGCAATGGGCCAAGCAGCCCAGGGTGCCCCCTCAATGGACACAATGCACCCAGACACCCCTTACACCCCATGGATCCACGTGCAGCCACCCCTGTGCCACCCAGCTGTGCCACCCGTGCTGGCAGTGGGGTCTGTgacccttcccagccctgctttgcCGTGCCAGCCCCCACGGACACACatcccagcccccagctgcagggacaccagTGGCTCCTGGTGCCCACACCTGGCCCCTTCCCCTGGCACGAGCACAGCCgaggcagcagcagtagcaaTTCCCAAATCCAGGTTTGCCCTGGTGGGCAGGAGCCGGGGGTTCACCCCCACGGGCAGAGCCTGCCAGCACCACACAGAGAGCGGTGCCACGGAAGGACAGCGAGAGAGGTGagggcagaggaaagcagagagggtGATGCCAAGGGCTGTGGTGGCCTTgggggctgcccaggagggGACAATCCATGTCCTGAGCGAGCACAGTGGGCACTGGGGACCTGGTGGGGACACGAGGGCCATGGGGGGGCTGCTCAGGGGATGGCAGGTAGAGCCACGTGCTGCTGTCCCCACGCCAAGTGCCACCTCCACGCTGTCCCTGCGGGCTCGGGGTGggcagctctgtgtcctgccTCATGCCAGCCCCTGCCACGTCTCAGGGAGGAGGAGCAC is part of the Chiroxiphia lanceolata isolate bChiLan1 chromosome 25, bChiLan1.pri, whole genome shotgun sequence genome and encodes:
- the GOLT1A gene encoding vesicle transport protein GOT1A isoform X2, giving the protein MVSLTDLQRIGVGLVGFGLFFLLFGMLLYFDSVLLAFGNRPKLKGTSFFFGGLIVVLMRWPILGMLLEAYGFITLFRSFFPVVFGFLGSLANIPLLSQLLQKVGDSGSMV
- the GOLT1A gene encoding vesicle transport protein GOT1A isoform X1; the protein is MVSLTDLQRIGVGLVGFGLFFLLFGMLLYFDSVLLAFGNILFLSGLVFIIGFRRTFTFFFQRPKLKGTSFFFGGLIVVLMRWPILGMLLEAYGFITLFRSFFPVVFGFLGSLANIPLLSQLLQKVGDSGSMV